Proteins encoded by one window of Lathyrus oleraceus cultivar Zhongwan6 chromosome 1, CAAS_Psat_ZW6_1.0, whole genome shotgun sequence:
- the LOC127103494 gene encoding uncharacterized protein LOC127103494, with amino-acid sequence MTKRGGKAKVLAPGKLQEERNRIINKKHIVRKPAQTTLSMQDASSAPTPAQAAPSVQVASSMPTSASKKSSVQAASSMPTPAQEASSVQVASSMPTSASKKSCVQAASLMPTPAQAASSVQAASSMPTPAQAASSVQAASSMPTPAPTVVPVHATTSEKFSFMPTPTLSHQTMAGPQSINLQTMASPSNLAEEEDVDADEDEAVGQETITPLVPTIDENGKVIIKPSGTGLVPAKEVAGAINYVIRKQFYKPIHHWSALDPDTKADWFKLFGEKVSWDPFDHAFVYSAFEKKEEND; translated from the exons AGGAAAACTTCAAGAAGAACGAAATCGCATAATTAACAAGAAGCATATCGTTAGGAAACCTGCTCAAACAACATTGTCTATGCAGGATGCATCATCGGCACCAACACCAGCTCAGGCAGCACCGTCCGTGCAGGTTGCATCGTCGATGCCGACATCAGCTTCGAAAAAATCATCTGTGCAGGCTGCATCGTCGATGCCAACACCAGCTCAGGAAGCATCGTCCGTGCAGGTTGCATCATCAATGCCAACATCAGCTTCTAAAAAATCGTGTGTGCAGGCTGCATCGTTGATGCCAACACCAGCTCAGGCAGCATCGTCCGTGCAGGCTGCATCGTCGATGCCAACACCAGCTCAGGCAGCATCGTCTGTGCAGGCTGCATCGTCGATGCCAACACCAGCTCCAACTGTAGTACCTGTTCATGCCACTACCTCTGAGAAATTCAGTTTTATGCCTACTCCAACTTTAAGCCATCAAACAATGGCTGGCCCTCAAAGTATAAACCTTCAAACAATGGCTAGCCCTTCAAATTTGGCAGAGGAGGAAGATGTGGATGCTGATGAGGATGAGGCGGTGGGTCAAGAAACTATTACCCCTCTTGTGCCAACAATAGATGAGAATGGGAAAGTTATTATAAAACCATCTGGTACTGG GCTAGTTCCTGCCAAAGAAGTTGCTGGTGCCATTAATTATGTGATACGCAAACAATTTTATAAACCTATACATCATTGGTCTGCACTCGATCCTGATACGAAAGCTGATTGGTTTAAGTTGTTTGGA gAGAAGGTTTCGTGGGATCCTTTCGATCATGCATTTGTCTATAGCGCATTTGAAAAAAAGGAAGAAAACGATTAA